In Fervidobacterium nodosum Rt17-B1, one genomic interval encodes:
- a CDS encoding adenosylhomocysteinase, which translates to MKNTGHQKIDWVSKHMKLLNKIQNTSEYNLSGLKIGMSIHLEAKTAYLAITLKKLGAEVVVTGCNPLSTQDDVAEALKDFGVYVHAKRTESEKEYFSFLHMVLDYKPDLILDDGADLTVLAHTERKEVLENLKGVSEETTTGVRRLRNLQSNGILQVPVIAVNNAKMKFMFDNRYGTGQSTLDSIMRNTNLLIAGKNVLVAGYGWCGRGIAMRAHGLGAKVMVSEVDPIKAVEALMDGFEVGEIEKLAPKADFIITATGVKDVLNKEIINKLKDGVILANAGHFNVEIPMEEIEKMASEKYEIRQNVTCYRINNKDIFVIGKGRLVNLAAADGHPVEIMDISFALQTLSLIYLSKNYNKLERKVYDYPEELDKEVAQMRLETMGINIDKLTSEQEKYLREF; encoded by the coding sequence ATGAAAAATACAGGGCACCAAAAGATAGATTGGGTTTCAAAGCATATGAAATTACTAAATAAAATACAAAACACATCGGAGTACAATCTTAGTGGTTTAAAGATTGGCATGTCAATACATCTTGAAGCAAAAACAGCATATCTTGCCATTACTTTGAAAAAACTCGGTGCAGAAGTTGTTGTCACTGGTTGTAACCCGTTGTCAACTCAAGATGATGTGGCTGAAGCGCTTAAAGATTTTGGTGTTTATGTTCATGCAAAAAGGACAGAAAGCGAAAAAGAATACTTTTCATTCCTTCACATGGTTTTAGATTACAAGCCTGATCTTATATTAGACGACGGCGCTGATTTAACTGTACTTGCTCACACTGAGAGAAAAGAAGTTTTAGAAAATCTGAAAGGTGTATCGGAAGAAACAACGACTGGAGTTAGAAGATTGAGAAACCTCCAAAGTAATGGAATTCTTCAAGTTCCCGTGATTGCTGTCAACAACGCAAAAATGAAATTTATGTTTGACAATAGGTATGGAACTGGGCAATCAACATTAGATTCGATAATGAGAAACACAAATCTGTTGATAGCCGGTAAAAACGTACTCGTAGCTGGATATGGTTGGTGTGGTAGAGGCATCGCTATGCGCGCCCATGGATTAGGCGCAAAGGTAATGGTCAGTGAAGTAGACCCCATCAAAGCGGTTGAAGCTTTGATGGACGGTTTTGAAGTTGGAGAAATTGAGAAACTTGCACCAAAAGCTGATTTCATAATAACAGCTACAGGTGTTAAGGATGTTTTAAACAAAGAAATAATAAACAAATTGAAAGATGGTGTAATATTAGCAAACGCAGGACATTTCAACGTTGAGATACCTATGGAAGAGATTGAAAAAATGGCTTCCGAAAAATATGAAATAAGACAAAATGTTACATGCTATAGAATAAATAACAAAGATATATTTGTCATAGGTAAAGGCAGACTTGTAAATTTGGCAGCAGCTGATGGACACCCAGTTGAAATAATGGATATATCTTTTGCCTTACAAACACTTTCATTAATTTATCTCTCAAAGAATTATAATAAACTAGAAAGAAAGGTCTACGATTATCCTGAGGAATTAGATAAAGAAGTTGCGCAAATGAGACTTGAGACTATGGGAATTAATATTGATAAGTTGACTTCAGAACAAGAAAAATATTTGAGGGAGTTTTAA
- a CDS encoding GspE/PulE family protein: MVTLEKEVKPKKLGDVLIEKGIITPFELEKALETQSQLKKPLGEVLVQMGYCTWDDIVRALAEQYGIEACIGEVKIDNEFVKKFPKELIQELKIVPISERDGKLFVGISNVYDIPNVKRRLKFRMNKDVDFCLFSPSVFESMYNTVIHGMSSSVFAEQIGDAIVQQQEEEKTEETEKISEEDTPVVKLVSNIVSHAIELDASDIHIEPQRKNVVVRYRVDGVLRRITEYPRNMHSAVVSRIKILSGLDIVERRLPQDGKFFIKKDEEQFDLRVSTMPSVHGEKVVMRILKVSSSKKKLEDLGYSPYNYERIKKLIEHPYGIILVTGPTGSGKSTTLVAVINSLNSEDVNIVTAEDPVEYTVDGITQCQVNAEIGLTFAKYLRAFLRQDPDIIMVGEIRDKETAQLAVEASLTGHLVLSTLHTNTAAGAIDRLVNMGIEPSLISASLIGVMGQRLVRKVCPYCKVETELPPEYAEKAKKIFPDMKPIQYVGQGCDKCNNTGYKGRTAVAEVLIVNDEIRRLIQKEASTFELDKAARKNGMISMFQDGLYKVLSGETTIAEILSVVGEEEE, from the coding sequence GTGGTAACATTGGAAAAGGAAGTTAAGCCAAAAAAACTTGGTGATGTTTTAATAGAAAAAGGTATTATAACCCCTTTTGAACTTGAAAAAGCCTTAGAAACACAAAGTCAACTAAAAAAACCACTTGGTGAAGTACTTGTACAGATGGGTTACTGTACATGGGATGATATAGTTAGAGCTTTAGCTGAACAATACGGAATAGAAGCTTGCATTGGTGAAGTCAAAATCGACAATGAATTTGTTAAAAAATTCCCGAAAGAATTGATTCAAGAATTAAAAATAGTTCCTATATCGGAAAGAGATGGCAAATTATTTGTTGGCATATCAAATGTTTATGACATACCAAATGTAAAACGAAGACTCAAATTTAGAATGAATAAAGACGTAGATTTTTGTTTATTTTCACCAAGTGTTTTCGAGTCCATGTACAACACAGTTATTCATGGTATGAGTTCAAGTGTTTTTGCTGAACAAATAGGCGATGCAATCGTTCAACAGCAGGAAGAAGAAAAAACCGAAGAAACCGAGAAAATTTCAGAAGAGGACACACCAGTTGTTAAACTTGTTTCAAATATTGTAAGTCATGCTATAGAACTTGATGCGAGTGATATACATATTGAGCCGCAAAGAAAAAACGTAGTAGTAAGGTACAGAGTTGATGGAGTTCTAAGAAGAATCACGGAATACCCAAGAAACATGCATTCCGCAGTTGTTTCAAGAATTAAAATACTTTCCGGATTGGATATTGTTGAACGAAGATTGCCACAAGACGGTAAGTTTTTTATAAAAAAAGACGAAGAACAATTTGACCTTCGTGTTTCTACAATGCCCTCAGTCCACGGGGAAAAAGTTGTTATGAGAATATTGAAAGTTTCATCATCCAAGAAAAAATTAGAGGATTTGGGTTATTCACCATATAACTATGAGAGAATTAAAAAACTCATTGAACATCCTTACGGAATAATATTAGTAACAGGTCCAACAGGTAGTGGTAAATCTACAACATTAGTCGCTGTTATAAACTCTCTTAATTCCGAAGATGTTAATATCGTAACTGCTGAAGATCCTGTTGAATATACAGTTGATGGTATCACACAATGTCAGGTAAATGCAGAAATAGGATTAACATTCGCGAAGTATCTTAGAGCTTTCCTAAGGCAAGACCCAGATATAATCATGGTAGGAGAAATAAGAGATAAGGAAACAGCCCAATTAGCGGTTGAAGCATCGTTGACAGGTCACCTTGTGCTTTCAACGCTGCACACAAACACTGCCGCAGGCGCAATTGATAGACTTGTAAATATGGGAATAGAACCTTCTCTTATCTCAGCATCATTGATAGGCGTCATGGGGCAAAGGCTCGTTAGAAAAGTCTGTCCTTATTGTAAAGTTGAAACTGAATTACCACCTGAATACGCTGAAAAAGCAAAAAAGATATTCCCAGATATGAAGCCAATACAATATGTAGGTCAAGGTTGTGATAAATGTAATAACACAGGCTATAAAGGTCGTACAGCGGTTGCTGAAGTTCTTATCGTTAACGATGAAATAAGAAGGTTAATACAAAAAGAAGCTTCAACATTTGAGTTGGACAAAGCTGCAAGAAAAAATGGAATGATTTCCATGTTCCAAGACGGACTCTACAAAGTACTTTCTGGTGAAACAACCATTGCAGAGATTCTGTCTGTTGTTGGTGAAGAGGAGGAGTGA
- the ftsZ gene encoding cell division protein FtsZ, whose product MIEKEGKYPTNSERIPGVPVLKVIGVGGAGCNAINRMAEMGLRGVTLIAVNTDAQVLEINKADVVVQIGEKLTKGLGAGGNPKIGEEAALEDRKKLEEILHGTDMLFITAGFGGGTGTGAAPVIAEIAKTMGILTVAIVTLPFFFEGTPRWNAALEGIKKITGKVDTLIKISNNKLLEQLSPSTTIVDAFATADEILNQGVRGISDLIMKRGYINLDFADVDSVMRNAGNAMLGIGLGKGEKRVYDAARKALDSKFLDYPIENARSIILNISAPRNATLQEMQEAAMIVKQTCSEDADMKFGMVIDDELADDEMRVTVIATRFDVEDKFTKSEEDIPAIYKFGLEYKGKTSE is encoded by the coding sequence ATGATAGAAAAGGAAGGAAAATACCCAACAAATAGCGAAAGAATACCAGGTGTTCCTGTTCTTAAAGTGATAGGTGTAGGTGGAGCAGGTTGCAATGCTATAAACAGAATGGCTGAGATGGGATTGCGTGGAGTTACGCTAATCGCCGTAAATACAGATGCACAGGTTTTAGAAATTAACAAAGCTGATGTTGTTGTTCAAATAGGTGAAAAACTCACAAAAGGTTTAGGTGCTGGAGGAAATCCAAAGATAGGAGAAGAAGCTGCATTAGAAGATAGGAAAAAACTAGAGGAGATATTACACGGTACCGATATGCTTTTCATAACTGCCGGCTTTGGTGGTGGAACTGGTACAGGTGCTGCACCTGTAATTGCTGAAATTGCAAAAACAATGGGAATATTAACCGTGGCAATTGTAACTTTACCATTCTTTTTTGAAGGCACTCCAAGATGGAATGCTGCGCTTGAAGGAATCAAAAAAATAACTGGAAAAGTTGACACACTTATTAAAATAAGCAATAACAAATTGCTTGAACAACTGTCACCATCAACAACCATTGTAGATGCGTTTGCGACAGCTGACGAGATACTTAATCAAGGTGTGCGCGGAATTTCTGATCTTATAATGAAGAGAGGGTACATTAATCTTGACTTTGCCGATGTTGATTCAGTTATGAGAAATGCTGGAAACGCAATGTTGGGAATCGGATTAGGTAAAGGTGAAAAACGCGTTTATGATGCTGCTCGAAAAGCTCTAGATAGTAAATTCCTTGATTACCCAATTGAAAACGCACGTTCCATAATCTTAAACATATCGGCACCTCGTAACGCAACTTTACAAGAAATGCAAGAAGCAGCTATGATTGTCAAACAAACTTGTAGTGAAGACGCAGATATGAAATTTGGTATGGTTATAGATGACGAACTTGCAGATGATGAAATGCGTGTCACAGTAATTGCTACACGCTTTGACGTTGAAGATAAGTTTACAAAATCTGAAGAAGATATACCTGCAATTTACAAATTTGGACTTGAGTATAAAGGAAAAACAAGTGAATAG
- the ftsA gene encoding cell division protein FtsA, producing MPKSHEIVSIDIGNESIKAIVVDYSEGYGNVVAFSNVKTRGIENGEIKDVVSLNESMLQIIEDLEEQIGKELKGDFLISSSCGDFTLSEVTEELLLNEKEEGYISEEHVSKLTENLFADISPANEKNSLHLFVKRYVLDDKKIVVNPIGMKARKLSAVYTTVMGSERYRNVVEYATKDIIGDAEYYISPISSAEAVLSNVEKDRGILHVDLGYNSTIVTMYHANTPLEMERIEISMKNVIKDIAIVLKTSLQEAERLLRTYGVAMYLDVEPLTIEYKGLDGRSIQRTDKEYLSRIIYARLREIFMKVKKLYKDYTLKYPEFSNVGIPGGIVLTGGGAALQRIEALASDVFRCPVRIGSLFDTEKFKCEVDESVISSPVYTAAFGNIIVYEREQNLYAPITGEKFKQSGKGIFKKISDVFGKIFG from the coding sequence ATGCCAAAAAGTCACGAGATTGTTTCTATCGATATTGGAAATGAAAGTATAAAAGCTATAGTAGTAGACTATTCTGAAGGTTACGGAAACGTGGTTGCTTTTTCCAATGTAAAAACAAGGGGCATAGAGAACGGGGAAATTAAAGACGTTGTTTCACTTAATGAATCAATGTTGCAAATTATTGAAGATCTCGAGGAACAAATCGGAAAAGAGCTTAAAGGAGATTTTCTTATTTCATCAAGTTGTGGAGACTTTACTTTGTCAGAGGTTACTGAAGAATTGCTACTAAATGAAAAGGAAGAAGGATATATATCAGAAGAACACGTATCAAAGTTAACAGAAAACCTTTTCGCTGATATTTCCCCAGCAAATGAAAAAAATTCTTTGCATCTTTTTGTAAAAAGGTATGTATTAGATGATAAGAAAATTGTTGTTAATCCAATAGGAATGAAAGCAAGAAAGCTTTCAGCTGTTTATACTACGGTAATGGGTTCTGAACGATATAGAAATGTCGTAGAATACGCAACAAAAGACATAATCGGCGATGCTGAATATTATATTTCCCCAATTTCGAGCGCCGAAGCAGTGCTTTCAAATGTTGAAAAAGATAGAGGAATATTGCATGTAGACCTTGGTTACAATTCAACTATTGTAACAATGTACCATGCGAATACACCTTTAGAGATGGAAAGAATAGAAATTTCAATGAAAAACGTGATAAAAGACATAGCTATTGTACTTAAAACCTCGTTACAAGAGGCCGAAAGATTACTGAGAACATACGGTGTTGCAATGTATCTGGACGTTGAACCGCTAACCATCGAATACAAAGGTTTGGATGGGAGAAGTATACAAAGAACTGATAAAGAATATCTTTCAAGAATAATTTATGCAAGACTCAGGGAGATTTTTATGAAAGTCAAGAAGCTATATAAAGATTACACCTTGAAGTATCCTGAATTTTCAAACGTGGGTATCCCAGGTGGAATTGTCCTTACCGGTGGAGGTGCAGCATTACAAAGAATTGAAGCTCTTGCTAGCGATGTATTCAGATGTCCAGTAAGAATAGGTAGCTTGTTCGATACAGAAAAGTTCAAATGTGAAGTAGATGAATCAGTTATATCTTCTCCTGTTTATACAGCAGCTTTTGGAAATATAATTGTTTATGAAAGAGAACAGAATTTGTACGCCCCTATTACAGGTGAAAAATTCAAGCAATCGGGAAAAGGTATCTTTAAAAAGATTTCAGATGTCTTTGGTAAAATATTCGGTTAA
- a CDS encoding DUF4894 domain-containing protein, with product MKRYNMILFIYIIFFIFWLALFISQKHTLTPKSENFYWFSIYYKKRVWFVDKNAKIYNVLPEDDLNSSFFVTGLDIDEENGTVSASLISLIPKDIPDIVFEINLKEKYISTVNSSVIYLTNIEDIENCINILKTIGQYLDSGKRFIFKSGKLYSI from the coding sequence ATGAAAAGATATAACATGATATTATTTATATATATTATATTCTTTATTTTTTGGCTTGCGTTATTTATTTCGCAAAAACATACACTCACTCCTAAGAGTGAAAATTTTTATTGGTTCTCAATATATTATAAAAAGAGAGTTTGGTTTGTTGATAAAAACGCAAAAATTTACAATGTTCTCCCTGAAGATGACCTCAATTCATCATTTTTTGTCACAGGACTTGATATAGACGAAGAAAATGGCACAGTAAGTGCCAGCTTAATTTCTTTAATACCAAAAGATATTCCAGATATCGTTTTTGAAATCAACTTAAAAGAAAAATATATTTCAACTGTAAATTCGTCCGTAATATATCTCACAAACATTGAAGATATAGAAAACTGTATAAATATTTTGAAAACTATAGGTCAATATCTCGATAGTGGAAAGCGTTTTATATTCAAAAGTGGGAAATTATATTCAATATAA
- a CDS encoding SUMF1/EgtB/PvdO family nonheme iron enzyme, with translation MRFSVFFKILVFIVLISNSFAFSEQLVYKSGDSIDGKLVELFENYIVFDTSLGRIFAIIDQVKFVIFNSSIQPEEGFASLSGKKIKGYVTDIKGNYIIVTTNFGKMKFVRTNDIDYLSFEKVEFQSLPVFDGLNIDLSLSNMYTVFLSSGDVFTGQKLSSDDKYIIISDNQGNEIYIEKVFVENLYIPISNANGYELLILKNGRRLYGKVTKVDENDLEVSGEWGKLKVKLSEVVFTTYKPGYEKLQTSSEVIYDKDGVASMVVKTPLKVNNKEVKVIKVYPQEIVDPRTGVTFVFIPGGTFKMGADTSWGKVEEDELPARNVYISGFYISKYPITVKQYLDFLRAGKSSNVLSGKNITPVTIDFLGSKFTVGYTANKSSYDFPITNINWISAKAYCDWAGYKLPTEAQWEKAARGTDGRIYPWGNGKATKFNDGKKEYSVKAFEDVDVSPYGVVNMFGYPIEYCMDYYSKDAYKNLPNENPINTSGTLVVGRVGAIANRITDRVPVSPSEARSDFTFRVVVEADSIFSVINKPMDNKLMGVTWFVVNDKVKSTYGVKADGLYVAYVEEGSPAQIAGLKVGDVITSIDQKSIKNPDDVTKIVANKKINDEITVTVNRAGQMVNIKLKLGVWKF, from the coding sequence ATGAGATTTTCTGTTTTTTTTAAAATTTTAGTTTTTATAGTGTTAATATCGAACTCATTTGCATTTTCTGAGCAACTGGTTTATAAGTCAGGCGATTCCATTGATGGAAAACTCGTTGAACTATTTGAGAATTATATTGTTTTTGATACATCATTGGGACGAATATTTGCAATTATTGATCAAGTAAAGTTTGTTATTTTTAATTCTTCTATTCAACCTGAAGAAGGCTTTGCGTCATTATCAGGGAAGAAAATTAAAGGTTATGTAACTGACATCAAAGGCAATTATATAATCGTTACAACCAATTTTGGAAAGATGAAATTTGTAAGAACGAATGATATTGATTATCTATCATTTGAAAAAGTTGAATTTCAAAGTTTACCAGTTTTTGATGGACTTAATATCGATTTAAGTTTATCAAATATGTACACTGTATTTCTTTCTTCTGGAGACGTTTTCACTGGTCAAAAATTATCTTCAGATGATAAATATATTATCATTTCTGATAATCAGGGAAATGAAATCTACATTGAAAAAGTTTTTGTTGAGAATTTGTACATACCTATTAGCAATGCAAATGGATATGAATTGTTAATTCTAAAGAATGGAAGACGGTTGTATGGAAAGGTTACAAAAGTTGATGAAAATGATTTAGAAGTTTCAGGCGAATGGGGTAAATTGAAAGTTAAACTTTCTGAAGTTGTTTTTACAACTTATAAACCAGGCTATGAAAAACTTCAAACCTCATCAGAAGTTATCTATGACAAAGATGGAGTAGCTTCTATGGTAGTTAAAACTCCGTTAAAAGTTAACAATAAAGAAGTGAAAGTTATAAAAGTTTATCCACAAGAAATTGTTGATCCAAGAACAGGTGTAACTTTTGTATTTATACCAGGCGGTACTTTTAAAATGGGTGCAGATACTTCTTGGGGGAAAGTTGAAGAAGATGAATTGCCGGCAAGAAATGTTTATATTTCTGGGTTTTATATATCAAAATACCCAATTACAGTAAAGCAATATCTTGATTTTCTTAGAGCAGGTAAGAGTTCAAATGTTCTTTCTGGGAAAAATATTACTCCCGTGACGATAGATTTCCTTGGTTCTAAATTTACAGTAGGTTATACAGCAAACAAAAGCTCTTATGACTTTCCTATAACTAACATAAACTGGATCTCTGCAAAGGCTTATTGTGACTGGGCTGGTTACAAATTACCGACTGAAGCTCAGTGGGAAAAAGCTGCAAGAGGAACAGATGGAAGAATTTATCCATGGGGAAATGGTAAGGCTACGAAATTTAATGACGGGAAAAAAGAATACAGCGTTAAAGCGTTTGAAGATGTAGATGTTTCACCCTATGGAGTTGTAAATATGTTTGGGTATCCAATAGAATATTGTATGGATTATTATAGTAAGGATGCTTATAAAAATTTACCCAACGAAAATCCGATAAATACTTCAGGGACTTTAGTTGTTGGAAGAGTTGGAGCTATAGCAAATAGAATTACCGATAGAGTTCCAGTTAGTCCATCTGAGGCAAGGAGTGATTTTACATTTAGAGTTGTTGTTGAGGCAGATTCGATATTTTCTGTCATCAACAAACCAATGGATAACAAACTTATGGGAGTTACATGGTTTGTTGTAAATGATAAAGTGAAAAGTACATATGGAGTTAAAGCTGATGGCCTTTACGTTGCTTATGTTGAGGAAGGATCACCCGCTCAAATTGCAGGTTTGAAAGTTGGCGATGTGATAACTTCTATTGACCAAAAGTCGATTAAAAATCCAGATGATGTTACGAAAATAGTTGCAAATAAGAAGATAAACGACGAGATAACTGTAACTGTTAATAGAGCTGGGCAAATGGTAAATATTAAATTAAAACTCGGTGTTTGGAAGTTCTAA
- a CDS encoding macro domain-containing protein: MIKIGKKPVEIEFVVGDITTQNIDAIVNAANSYLSHGGGVAGVISRKGGPTIQKESDEYVKKYGPVEPGGVAVTGAGNLSAKYVLHTVGPIGDKPQNDDIIVKCFINIIKKSDELGIKTIAIPFVGTGIFGYPLERFIENVTKVLINYLKDYEGTLQKIIFCDIDGYKVNKFEEYFLAKFKDKG; this comes from the coding sequence GTGATAAAAATTGGTAAAAAACCTGTGGAAATTGAATTTGTAGTTGGGGATATCACAACCCAAAACATTGATGCAATAGTTAACGCAGCTAACTCATATCTTAGTCACGGTGGAGGAGTTGCTGGTGTAATATCTCGGAAAGGTGGTCCAACGATCCAAAAAGAAAGTGATGAATACGTGAAAAAGTATGGTCCTGTTGAGCCTGGCGGAGTAGCTGTAACTGGGGCTGGAAACTTATCTGCAAAATATGTTTTACACACCGTTGGGCCTATCGGTGATAAACCGCAAAACGATGATATTATAGTTAAATGCTTTATAAATATAATAAAAAAGTCCGACGAACTTGGCATTAAAACGATTGCAATACCATTCGTCGGAACAGGAATATTCGGTTATCCACTAGAAAGATTTATAGAAAACGTTACAAAAGTCTTAATTAATTACTTAAAAGACTATGAAGGCACATTACAAAAAATCATTTTCTGTGATATAGACGGTTATAAAGTAAACAAATTTGAAGAATACTTTTTGGCGAAATTCAAAGATAAAGGTTAA
- a CDS encoding replication-associated recombination protein A, with translation MSNGLSEILRPDSFENFIGQEHLLGEGALLRISIETNNLFSAILAGPPGTGKTSVLNLIKKYTDYEIVQLNAAFTSVEDIKKWEKYAYNMKGIKNILLFIDEIHRFNKKQQDVFLPGVETGIYTLYGTTTESPQHVLNPALLSRCRVLRFKKLSEKDLRIILEKAISYVGMEVTENVKDMIIRSSNGDARFLINTYEILSNIAKTIGKNLIDEEIFKMYTADELTKYTDTEHYNLASAFIKSIRGSDPDAALYYMARMINGGEDPRFIARRLVILASEDIGLADPFALVLATATMQAVESVGLPECILNLSECVIYLSLAPKSNSSYEAINKAQQIAQKTMNLNVPKHLLNIEGSGYKYPHSYGGFVKQSYLPKEIKERFYYPKNIAKESKIAEIYRKLWPERFNDI, from the coding sequence CTGTCGAATGGTTTAAGCGAAATACTCAGGCCTGATTCTTTTGAAAATTTTATCGGTCAAGAGCACCTTCTCGGTGAAGGTGCTCTTTTGCGTATTTCCATTGAGACAAATAATCTTTTCTCCGCTATCCTTGCCGGTCCTCCAGGCACAGGCAAGACATCTGTTTTGAACCTTATTAAGAAGTACACAGATTACGAAATTGTCCAATTAAATGCTGCGTTTACCTCCGTAGAAGACATCAAAAAATGGGAAAAATACGCGTACAATATGAAAGGGATTAAGAATATCCTATTGTTTATAGACGAAATTCACCGATTTAACAAAAAGCAGCAAGATGTATTCTTACCAGGAGTGGAAACGGGTATATACACGCTCTATGGCACAACCACAGAAAGCCCACAACACGTACTTAACCCAGCTCTTCTTTCAAGGTGTAGAGTATTAAGATTTAAAAAACTTTCCGAAAAAGATCTTCGAATAATTTTGGAAAAAGCGATATCTTACGTTGGAATGGAAGTAACTGAGAATGTTAAAGATATGATAATAAGGTCATCAAACGGCGATGCAAGGTTTTTAATAAATACTTACGAAATACTATCAAACATTGCAAAAACAATTGGTAAAAATTTAATAGACGAAGAGATATTTAAAATGTACACTGCGGATGAGCTAACAAAATACACAGATACCGAACATTACAATCTGGCTTCGGCGTTTATAAAAAGTATAAGAGGTAGTGATCCAGATGCTGCGCTTTATTACATGGCAAGAATGATAAATGGTGGGGAAGACCCAAGGTTCATTGCAAGAAGGCTTGTTATCCTTGCAAGTGAAGATATTGGGCTCGCCGATCCATTTGCGTTAGTTTTGGCAACTGCTACTATGCAGGCGGTAGAAAGCGTAGGATTACCAGAATGCATTTTAAACCTTTCTGAATGTGTTATATACCTTTCGCTTGCTCCGAAAAGCAACTCAAGCTATGAAGCGATAAACAAAGCCCAACAAATTGCTCAAAAAACGATGAATTTGAATGTTCCAAAGCATCTATTAAATATCGAAGGTAGTGGATACAAATATCCACATTCGTATGGAGGATTCGTAAAACAAAGTTATTTACCAAAAGAAATAAAAGAGAGGTTTTATTATCCAAAAAATATAGCAAAAGAATCTAAAATTGCTGAAATATATCGAAAACTTTGGCCAGAAAGATTCAATGACATTTAA
- a CDS encoding SDR family oxidoreductase, giving the protein MSKVLVTGGAGFIGSHLTDKLVELGHDVVVIDNLSTGKRENVNPKAKFVEMDIYDGQKVNELFANEKFEYVFHLAAQASVAISVKDPVKDANWNIIGSINLIKASIENGVNKFIFSSTGGAIYGEDVKVFPTPESVFPQPMSPYGIAKFSVENYLRFFSKEFGLKYTVLRYGNVYGPRQDPYGKAGVVAIFTSRMLKNEDCTIFGDGEYTRDYVYVEDVVDANIKAMEKGDGLVINIGTATGTTTNELFKLLKKLTGYKKDPVYGPHRKGDIRKSLLCYNRAWIELKWEPKHSLEEGLRKTVEWFKRNTQA; this is encoded by the coding sequence ATGAGTAAAGTTTTAGTAACAGGTGGAGCTGGTTTTATTGGTTCGCATCTAACTGACAAACTTGTTGAATTAGGTCACGATGTTGTTGTTATCGACAACCTTTCAACAGGAAAAAGAGAAAATGTTAATCCTAAAGCAAAGTTCGTAGAAATGGATATTTACGATGGTCAAAAAGTTAATGAGTTATTTGCGAACGAAAAATTTGAATACGTTTTTCATTTGGCGGCTCAAGCAAGTGTAGCTATTTCTGTCAAAGATCCAGTAAAAGATGCTAACTGGAACATAATAGGAAGTATAAATCTAATAAAAGCATCTATAGAAAATGGTGTAAATAAGTTTATTTTCTCTTCAACCGGTGGAGCAATTTACGGAGAAGATGTAAAGGTATTTCCTACGCCAGAAAGTGTATTTCCACAACCAATGTCACCGTATGGAATAGCAAAATTTTCAGTTGAAAATTATTTAAGATTCTTTAGCAAAGAATTTGGTCTTAAATATACAGTTCTCAGATACGGTAATGTCTACGGTCCTCGCCAAGATCCATACGGTAAGGCTGGTGTTGTTGCCATATTCACGTCAAGGATGCTTAAAAATGAAGACTGCACAATTTTCGGTGACGGCGAATACACAAGAGATTACGTTTACGTTGAAGATGTTGTAGATGCGAATATAAAAGCTATGGAAAAAGGTGATGGGCTCGTTATAAACATCGGTACAGCAACAGGGACAACGACAAATGAGCTATTCAAATTGTTAAAGAAATTGACCGGTTATAAAAAAGATCCAGTATATGGTCCACATAGGAAAGGGGATATTAGAAAAAGTTTGCTGTGCTACAATAGGGCTTGGATAGAATTAAAATGGGAACCTAAGCATTCTCTCGAAGAGGGGTTGAGGAAAACTGTCGAATGGTTTAAGCGAAATACTCAGGCCTGA